Proteins from a single region of Chryseobacterium sp. T16E-39:
- a CDS encoding Lrp/AsnC ligand binding domain-containing protein: MKNSTNASYHLDSIDKEIIYMLMDNAKTSLAHISKHVGISTTAVHQRIKKLEHAGVIENSISFLNPKKIGYKVISYIGIFLDQPSHYPDVVKSLKDVNEVVEAHYTTGNYTIFLKVLCKDNDHLMQILSKLQKLKGVTRTETFISLEQGISRQLKV, encoded by the coding sequence ATGAAAAATTCAACAAATGCAAGCTACCATTTAGACTCAATTGACAAAGAAATTATCTACATGCTGATGGATAATGCTAAAACTTCTTTGGCACACATTTCAAAACATGTAGGGATATCTACAACCGCTGTTCATCAGAGAATTAAAAAACTCGAACATGCAGGGGTTATAGAAAATTCGATTTCCTTTTTAAATCCGAAAAAAATTGGGTATAAAGTGATTTCTTATATCGGTATTTTCTTAGATCAACCGAGCCACTATCCTGATGTTGTAAAATCTTTAAAAGATGTTAATGAGGTGGTTGAGGCACATTACACTACAGGAAATTACACTATTTTTCTAAAAGTTCTTTGTAAAGATAATGATCATTTAATGCAGATCTTAAGCAAACTTCAAAAATTAAAAGGAGTGACCAGAACGGAAACCTTTATATCTTTGGAACAGGGGATCAGCAGACAACTGAAAGTATAA
- the trmD gene encoding tRNA (guanosine(37)-N1)-methyltransferase TrmD: MRIDIISVLPELMESPFQTSILKRAMDKGLVEVHFHHLREWAINKHRQIDDEPYGGGAGMVMMVEPLDQCISSLKAERQYDEVIYLTPDGVTLNQRIANSLSIKNNLIFLCGHYKGIDQRVRDLHVTKEISIGDYVLTGGELAACVLADSIIRLIPGVLNDEQSALTDSFQDDLLSPPIYTRPEVYKGLEVPKILLSGNFKKIEEWRHDEAVRITKEKRPDLL; the protein is encoded by the coding sequence ATGAGAATTGATATCATAAGCGTACTTCCGGAACTAATGGAAAGCCCTTTCCAAACTTCAATTTTAAAGAGGGCAATGGATAAAGGATTGGTAGAAGTGCATTTTCACCATTTAAGAGAATGGGCAATAAATAAACACAGGCAAATCGATGATGAGCCTTATGGAGGTGGGGCAGGCATGGTGATGATGGTTGAGCCATTGGATCAATGTATCTCAAGCCTTAAAGCAGAAAGACAGTATGATGAGGTGATCTACCTTACTCCTGATGGAGTTACACTGAATCAGAGAATTGCTAATTCACTTTCTATAAAAAATAACTTAATTTTTTTATGTGGGCATTATAAAGGTATTGATCAAAGAGTAAGAGACCTGCATGTGACCAAAGAAATTTCAATCGGCGACTATGTGCTTACTGGTGGAGAACTGGCAGCATGTGTATTGGCAGACTCTATAATACGATTAATTCCTGGTGTTCTGAATGATGAACAGAGCGCTCTTACAGATAGTTTTCAAGACGATCTTCTTTCTCCCCCAATCTATACGAGGCCTGAAGTTTACAAAGGTTTGGAGGTGCCTAAAATATTGTTAAGTGGAAATTTTAAGAAGATCGAGGAATGGCGTCATGATGAAGCCGTTAGGATCACTAAAGAAAAACGGCCTGATTTACTGTGA
- a CDS encoding carbohydrate binding domain-containing protein, which yields MRKIFTILSITTSLVFANAQNLVQNPGFETGTLAPWAAGWNNSYTAPSVIADAHTGSFGANYAATATTGFYQNVNVTAGQQYTLSFWHKIGGSGNGGRIWSNFLDAGDNPVYLVPVTDNDPLRNNNQFLPKGTTWQQKTITFTVPAGAVKLQLHVRAYNNSSVSFDDFSLTTGTLAIGEVTASKYRLVKNTFIKNDGITFGAQAKDVKVYNMYGQVVKTASVKENETLNVAELNKGNYIVTGIINNEPVSQKILKD from the coding sequence ATGAGAAAGATTTTTACTATTTTAAGCATTACTACATCATTAGTTTTTGCTAACGCACAAAATCTGGTTCAGAATCCAGGTTTTGAAACGGGAACTTTAGCACCATGGGCTGCGGGCTGGAATAATTCATATACTGCTCCAAGTGTTATAGCGGATGCTCATACCGGATCTTTTGGAGCTAATTATGCGGCAACTGCTACTACCGGATTTTATCAAAATGTGAACGTTACGGCAGGTCAGCAATATACCCTTAGCTTTTGGCATAAAATAGGGGGATCAGGTAATGGTGGAAGAATCTGGAGTAATTTTCTGGATGCGGGAGATAATCCTGTTTACCTTGTTCCAGTGACTGACAATGATCCGCTGAGAAACAATAATCAGTTTTTACCAAAAGGTACAACATGGCAGCAGAAAACAATTACATTTACTGTTCCGGCTGGTGCTGTAAAATTGCAGTTGCATGTTCGTGCATATAATAATTCAAGTGTTAGTTTTGATGATTTCTCATTAACAACGGGAACACTAGCTATCGGAGAGGTTACTGCCTCTAAATACAGACTTGTGAAAAATACATTCATTAAGAATGATGGAATTACTTTCGGAGCTCAGGCTAAGGATGTAAAAGTGTACAATATGTATGGACAGGTTGTGAAAACAGCTTCTGTAAAAGAAAACGAAACTTTAAATGTTGCTGAATTAAATAAAGGAAATTATATCGTTACAGGCATCATTAATAATGAACCTGTTTCTCAGAAAATATTGAAAGACTAA
- a CDS encoding aminopeptidase, with protein sequence MRKISICLILFWGVVQVSAQKKDSIYIEAKLSSDKKMLDINQELIYYNNSEKDLTTIKLLNWVSAYQKRGTSLVYRKLEDRNNDLHFAKPEQQGKLLQLTVKGTDDKIVSINNTSEENLFIPLDQALPPGKSVKLTLQYQIQLPDKKFTGYGTSDKNIALKYFFIVPDHFDPDNILKRNYHDIEESISFNTYWTINFNTPPNSFIESNLHQSKPNYFNGYLDSDPEFLISQNEYPSINVHSGDINTEIQFGYPLTPQEKENLEFYLPLHLKFIKEQIGDLPERLFISEKFKATEDFFGNNDITFWKFRFQLFSDAEKVDLDYLGIIAKKILDERIITDKQDNHWFKNGLKSYIEIQYLKKFYSETKLLGKLPEAKIFGIRPLKLFHASNVKLIDRYGLSYQYIMSQNLDQKIGEKFAVLSNFNVMAVSSFETGSLFNYSAEKMGYDNFNSLLKNYIAKNTDKQIDPKDFLKELSEKDGRTSYLTNFLNQKNRINFKLQKFKKQDDSLHIKINKNTLSPIPVKLETTTSEGTKKEYWVETDGEEMTKTVSIPALDIYKITLNNDYIFPESKYRDNFLYSKGLFSNAKKIKLKLIKDIPNPEFNEIYISPRIRFNNTYDKFLLGFNFKNQSLFDQKFLYSLTPTYSTGTGKLTGSAAVSYSFLPAESVIRSLTFGVSASYFHYDYNLAYRKGSVFSNINFRKNPRSTVSRGVSVSYNYFERDLSDLMIAKNDYSKYNVWSVGYGYTDSQMIHEKSLSISTQGMEDFNKITAEGFYRWEFAPKQKLSFRLFAGYFVRNETRNNTFNYGISRVSNYSFSYNLLGESANSGLLSQQFILADGGFKSFIPGTVNQWITSVNVDTSVWKIFHIYADGGLYKNKNNPTQFIWDSGIKIKIVPDFLEVYFPVQSSLGFEPAFKDYGRRIRYTLILNLGSIINAARRGWY encoded by the coding sequence TTGAGAAAGATTAGTATTTGTCTTATTTTGTTTTGGGGAGTTGTGCAGGTTTCTGCACAAAAAAAAGACAGCATTTATATTGAAGCGAAACTTTCTTCAGATAAAAAGATGCTGGACATCAACCAAGAACTTATTTATTATAATAATTCTGAAAAGGATTTAACAACTATAAAACTTTTAAACTGGGTTTCTGCTTACCAAAAAAGAGGAACATCCTTGGTTTATAGAAAACTGGAAGACCGAAATAATGATTTACATTTCGCAAAACCAGAACAACAGGGTAAATTGCTGCAGTTAACTGTAAAAGGAACTGATGATAAAATTGTTTCGATAAACAATACATCAGAAGAAAATCTTTTTATCCCCCTGGATCAGGCATTGCCCCCAGGCAAAAGTGTAAAACTAACCCTGCAATATCAGATTCAGCTTCCTGATAAGAAATTTACAGGATATGGTACTTCTGATAAAAATATAGCTTTAAAATATTTCTTTATTGTTCCGGATCATTTTGATCCGGACAATATTTTAAAAAGAAATTATCACGACATTGAAGAATCTATAAGCTTCAACACATACTGGACAATTAATTTTAATACTCCACCCAACTCTTTCATTGAAAGCAATCTCCATCAGTCTAAACCTAATTATTTTAATGGGTACTTAGATTCAGATCCGGAATTTCTGATCTCTCAGAATGAATATCCTTCTATTAATGTGCATAGTGGTGATATTAATACAGAGATACAGTTTGGATATCCTTTAACTCCCCAGGAAAAAGAGAATTTAGAATTCTACCTTCCCCTGCATTTAAAATTTATCAAGGAGCAAATCGGAGATTTACCTGAAAGGTTATTTATTTCAGAAAAATTCAAAGCCACTGAAGATTTTTTTGGAAATAATGATATTACTTTCTGGAAATTTAGATTTCAATTGTTTAGTGATGCAGAAAAAGTAGATCTTGATTATCTTGGAATTATTGCTAAAAAAATTCTTGATGAGCGCATCATTACAGACAAGCAGGACAACCATTGGTTTAAAAATGGACTAAAATCCTATATCGAGATCCAATATCTTAAAAAATTCTACAGCGAGACTAAACTATTAGGGAAGTTACCTGAAGCCAAAATATTTGGAATCAGACCGTTGAAATTATTTCATGCTTCCAATGTGAAACTGATCGATCGATACGGACTGAGTTATCAATATATCATGTCTCAAAATCTGGATCAAAAAATAGGGGAAAAGTTTGCCGTTTTAAGCAACTTTAATGTCATGGCTGTAAGCAGCTTTGAAACGGGAAGTCTCTTCAATTATTCGGCAGAAAAAATGGGATATGATAACTTCAACAGTCTTCTGAAAAATTATATTGCAAAGAATACGGACAAACAAATTGACCCTAAAGATTTTTTGAAAGAACTCTCCGAAAAAGATGGCAGAACAAGTTATTTAACAAACTTCTTAAATCAAAAAAACAGGATCAATTTTAAATTACAGAAATTTAAAAAGCAAGATGATTCATTACATATCAAAATCAACAAAAATACCTTATCCCCTATTCCTGTTAAATTAGAAACCACTACATCTGAAGGTACAAAAAAAGAATACTGGGTAGAAACAGACGGGGAAGAAATGACAAAAACCGTTTCTATACCGGCATTGGATATTTATAAGATCACATTGAATAATGATTATATTTTCCCGGAATCAAAATACCGCGATAATTTCCTTTATTCTAAAGGTTTGTTCTCAAATGCAAAGAAAATTAAACTGAAACTAATAAAAGATATTCCGAACCCTGAATTTAATGAGATCTATATCAGTCCCCGAATCCGATTTAATAACACTTATGATAAATTTCTTCTAGGATTTAATTTTAAAAACCAATCCTTATTCGATCAGAAATTTCTCTACTCTCTAACTCCGACCTACAGCACCGGAACAGGAAAACTAACCGGCTCAGCTGCAGTATCATATTCTTTCCTTCCTGCTGAGAGTGTTATTCGAAGCTTGACTTTTGGTGTTTCAGCATCTTATTTTCATTACGATTACAATCTTGCCTATAGAAAAGGATCTGTTTTCTCAAATATTAATTTTAGAAAAAACCCCAGAAGTACTGTAAGCAGAGGCGTAAGTGTATCCTACAACTATTTTGAAAGAGATCTTAGTGATTTAATGATCGCTAAGAATGACTATAGCAAATATAATGTATGGAGTGTTGGTTATGGATATACAGATAGTCAGATGATCCACGAAAAAAGTCTTAGTATAAGTACCCAGGGTATGGAAGACTTTAATAAAATAACTGCTGAAGGCTTTTACAGATGGGAATTTGCACCCAAACAAAAATTAAGTTTCAGGTTGTTTGCCGGATATTTTGTAAGAAATGAAACAAGGAATAATACATTTAATTATGGAATTTCCAGAGTTTCTAATTATTCATTTTCCTACAATCTCCTGGGAGAAAGTGCTAATAGCGGACTTTTATCTCAACAATTTATATTAGCAGACGGAGGATTTAAATCTTTCATTCCAGGAACTGTTAACCAATGGATTACTTCTGTGAATGTAGACACCAGTGTCTGGAAAATCTTCCATATTTATGCAGATGGTGGTCTTTACAAGAATAAGAATAATCCTACCCAATTTATCTGGGACAGTGGAATCAAAATAAAGATCGTTCCTGATTTTCTGGAAGTATACTTTCCCGTACAATCTTCCTTAGGTTTTGAACCGGCATTTAAGGATTACGGCAGACGAATCAGATATACTCTAATTTTAAATCTTGGATCTATTATTAATGCCGCCAGAAGAGGCTGGTATTAG
- a CDS encoding glycoside hydrolase family 25 protein, translating to MTRKKYTKKAAKNIHQKRRKNYFFRRKILLAILIIALIGTGFYLKQSISYYYALYFNKFTHKKLHNSEKEALRIQKILSDNLDKTYGFDVSHYQNKEDIKWDSLSIGNKTIPLEFVVMRATMGNKNADKHFDEFWTQAKKHELIRGAYHFYRADEDPIIQANNFLANVKLENGDLPPILDIEKIPKRKTNKKLLEDLKVWCKIVEETYGTKPIIYTYYHYYKDFLKGEFDGYPLWLANYNDVPVPSPNDKWDFWQFTENGIVHGINTKVDLDVYNGSSWSLKRLTID from the coding sequence ATGACGAGAAAAAAGTACACCAAAAAAGCTGCCAAAAACATTCATCAGAAAAGACGAAAGAACTACTTTTTTCGTAGAAAGATTCTATTGGCTATTCTTATCATAGCTCTCATTGGAACAGGATTTTATCTAAAGCAGTCGATCAGCTATTATTACGCTTTGTACTTTAATAAATTTACCCATAAAAAACTCCATAACAGTGAAAAGGAAGCTTTAAGAATTCAAAAAATTCTTAGTGATAATCTTGATAAAACTTATGGTTTTGATGTCTCCCACTACCAAAACAAAGAGGATATCAAATGGGATAGTTTAAGCATTGGAAACAAGACCATTCCATTGGAATTTGTTGTGATGAGGGCAACAATGGGAAATAAAAATGCGGATAAACATTTTGATGAATTCTGGACACAAGCAAAGAAGCATGAACTTATCAGGGGAGCTTATCATTTCTACAGAGCTGATGAAGACCCTATCATACAGGCAAATAATTTTTTAGCGAATGTAAAACTCGAAAATGGGGATCTTCCACCCATTTTAGATATTGAAAAAATCCCCAAACGGAAAACAAATAAAAAACTTCTTGAGGATTTAAAAGTCTGGTGCAAAATTGTAGAAGAGACCTACGGTACGAAACCTATTATCTATACTTATTACCATTATTATAAAGATTTTCTGAAAGGAGAATTTGATGGTTATCCTTTATGGTTGGCCAATTACAATGACGTTCCTGTTCCCTCCCCCAATGACAAATGGGATTTTTGGCAATTTACAGAAAACGGAATTGTTCATGGCATCAATACCAAAGTCGACCTCGATGTATACAATGGCAGTTCATGGTCCCTGAAAAGGCTGACTATCGATTAA
- a CDS encoding T9SS type A sorting domain-containing protein encodes MKKIYFFCVALATATVMRAQTTIAQWNFNDGTTNPVIGSGTANVLGVTGAPSFVSGTPASGKAWRTSGFPAQGVGSGTAGFGFAVSTQGYTGISVSVDITGTNTGSRYFQMQYTINGSTWNNVGSVITIQSTSVSGWTSVNNTIPADANNDADFAVRLVSVFSPGNNTEYKAIGASSTYNSGGAMRVDNVSITGTPVSLAISDVKKLRPNFIKETFIKSDDISFRTSVKDVKIFNMNGQLVKKGSVNVNETLNISELPKGNYIVTGTISYKLVSQKILKD; translated from the coding sequence ATGAAAAAGATTTATTTTTTCTGCGTTGCGTTAGCAACTGCAACAGTAATGCGTGCACAGACAACCATTGCTCAATGGAATTTTAATGATGGTACCACTAATCCTGTAATAGGGTCCGGAACGGCCAATGTATTAGGGGTCACAGGGGCGCCTTCATTTGTGTCAGGAACACCGGCTTCCGGAAAAGCATGGCGGACATCGGGATTTCCGGCTCAGGGAGTAGGATCAGGAACTGCAGGATTTGGATTTGCTGTAAGCACACAAGGGTATACAGGAATATCGGTTTCCGTAGATATTACCGGAACCAACACCGGATCTAGGTATTTTCAGATGCAATATACCATAAACGGATCTACCTGGAATAATGTCGGAAGTGTAATTACCATTCAATCTACTTCAGTTTCTGGTTGGACATCCGTAAACAATACAATCCCTGCAGACGCAAATAATGATGCTGACTTTGCGGTCAGATTGGTCTCTGTATTTTCTCCCGGAAATAATACTGAATATAAGGCAATTGGTGCATCTTCTACTTATAATTCCGGGGGAGCTATGAGAGTTGATAATGTTTCAATAACCGGAACACCAGTAAGTTTAGCAATATCTGATGTCAAAAAACTGAGGCCGAATTTTATTAAAGAGACTTTTATCAAAAGTGATGACATTAGTTTCAGAACCTCTGTTAAGGATGTGAAAATATTTAATATGAATGGGCAGCTTGTAAAGAAAGGTTCAGTAAATGTAAATGAGACTTTGAACATTTCTGAATTACCAAAAGGAAACTATATCGTTACAGGAACTATTAGTTATAAACTTGTTTCTCAGAAGATACTGAAAGATTAG
- the dusB gene encoding tRNA dihydrouridine synthase DusB, with protein sequence MIKIGNIELPEFPLLLAPMEDVSDPPFRRLCKMHGADLMYSEFISSEGLIRDAMKSRKKLDIFDYERPVGIQIFGGDEEAMAMSARIVETVNPDLVDINFGCPVKKVVCKGAGAGVLKDIDLMVRLTKAVVSSTHLPVTVKTRLGWDSNSINIDEVAERLQETGIKALTIHARTRGQMYKGEADWEHISRIKQNPNIEIPIFGNGDIDSPEKALEYKQKYACDGIMIGRAAIGYPWIFNEIKHFFKTGEHLPEPTISDRLLAVRQHAEWSAEWKGEKLGLIEMRQHYSNYFRGIPHFKEFRKRFLEVYTMIEMDALIKETQQFYEEYQAQV encoded by the coding sequence ATGATAAAAATAGGCAATATAGAACTGCCGGAATTTCCGCTTTTGCTGGCACCCATGGAAGATGTCAGTGATCCTCCCTTCAGACGTTTGTGCAAGATGCATGGCGCAGACTTGATGTATTCAGAATTTATTTCTTCAGAAGGGCTGATTCGTGACGCCATGAAAAGTCGAAAAAAATTGGATATTTTCGATTATGAAAGACCCGTTGGAATTCAGATTTTTGGAGGTGATGAAGAAGCAATGGCAATGTCTGCAAGGATTGTGGAAACTGTAAATCCTGATCTGGTTGACATTAATTTCGGATGCCCGGTAAAAAAAGTAGTTTGTAAAGGTGCCGGTGCTGGTGTACTGAAAGATATTGATTTAATGGTACGCCTTACAAAAGCCGTTGTAAGTTCTACTCATTTGCCTGTAACCGTAAAAACCCGTTTAGGATGGGACAGCAATTCTATTAATATTGACGAAGTTGCAGAACGTTTACAGGAGACCGGTATTAAGGCCTTAACCATACATGCAAGAACCAGAGGACAGATGTACAAAGGTGAAGCTGATTGGGAACATATCTCAAGAATAAAACAAAATCCAAATATTGAAATTCCTATTTTTGGAAACGGTGATATAGATTCTCCGGAAAAAGCATTGGAATATAAGCAGAAATATGCCTGTGACGGAATTATGATCGGTCGTGCAGCTATAGGATATCCATGGATTTTTAATGAAATAAAACATTTCTTTAAGACTGGAGAACATCTTCCTGAACCTACCATTTCAGACAGACTACTTGCCGTACGTCAACATGCAGAATGGAGCGCCGAGTGGAAAGGAGAAAAATTAGGTTTAATAGAAATGAGGCAACATTATAGTAACTACTTCCGTGGAATTCCTCATTTCAAAGAATTTAGAAAAAGATTCCTTGAAGTCTACACCATGATAGAAATGGATGCCTTGATCAAAGAAACGCAACAGTTTTACGAAGAGTATCAGGCACAAGTATAA
- a CDS encoding NAD(P)/FAD-dependent oxidoreductase: METREKIIIIGGGFAGLQLAKTLNNKNKKVMVLDRVNHHMFQPLFYQVACGRIEPSNISFPFRKIFQKSRNIQFRLTDVKEIDPFQNKVITDEAEFRYDKLIIATGCKTNFFGNKDLEGKAFGMKNTQEAIGIRNHILMTFEKLILEKSRSDDGNWNIVIVGSGPTGVELAGAFAEMKKEILPRDYPYMNFDHLKIILVSSTEKPLAVMSSEAQEKSEKYLKDLGVTFLSGEIVTDYDGDRVIMKSGKEIPSNNVIWAAGVTGNVIDGFSEEKLIRNRYIVDRYNKIKGYDNIFAIGDIAYMETPKYPQGHPQVANVAINQAKNLGKNLLKNNNDWQEYEYKDQGSLATIGKHRAVVDLPFIKFQGFLAWYFWMFLHLMLILSVRNKLAVFFNWMWSYFNKDSSLRLIISPTKKNGTLQ; encoded by the coding sequence ATGGAAACACGCGAAAAGATCATCATTATCGGAGGAGGTTTTGCGGGACTACAACTTGCAAAAACGTTGAACAATAAAAATAAAAAGGTAATGGTCCTTGACAGGGTAAACCATCATATGTTCCAGCCCCTTTTTTATCAGGTAGCGTGTGGAAGGATCGAACCTTCTAACATTTCATTTCCATTCAGGAAAATTTTCCAAAAATCACGTAATATTCAGTTTCGGTTAACAGACGTAAAAGAGATTGATCCTTTTCAGAATAAAGTAATTACTGATGAGGCAGAATTTCGTTATGATAAATTAATTATTGCCACAGGATGTAAAACCAATTTCTTTGGAAACAAAGATCTTGAAGGTAAGGCTTTCGGAATGAAAAATACACAGGAAGCCATAGGAATCAGAAATCATATTCTGATGACCTTTGAAAAATTGATTCTTGAAAAAAGCAGAAGCGATGATGGAAACTGGAATATTGTTATTGTAGGAAGTGGCCCGACCGGTGTTGAATTGGCAGGAGCTTTTGCAGAAATGAAAAAAGAAATTCTACCCCGGGACTATCCTTATATGAACTTTGATCATCTTAAAATTATTTTGGTGAGTTCTACAGAAAAACCACTTGCTGTGATGAGCAGTGAAGCGCAGGAGAAGTCTGAAAAATACCTTAAAGATTTAGGGGTTACTTTTCTGAGTGGGGAGATTGTTACCGACTATGATGGGGATCGTGTGATCATGAAGAGTGGGAAAGAAATCCCTTCCAATAATGTGATTTGGGCCGCTGGGGTAACAGGAAATGTTATAGATGGATTTTCAGAAGAAAAATTAATTAGAAACAGATATATAGTAGATCGGTATAATAAAATAAAAGGGTACGACAATATTTTTGCTATTGGAGATATTGCTTACATGGAAACTCCAAAATATCCGCAGGGACATCCACAGGTCGCCAACGTAGCAATTAATCAGGCTAAAAATTTAGGGAAGAACCTTTTAAAGAATAATAATGACTGGCAGGAATATGAATATAAGGACCAGGGATCTTTAGCAACCATCGGAAAACACAGAGCAGTTGTGGATTTACCTTTTATAAAATTTCAGGGATTTCTGGCCTGGTATTTTTGGATGTTTTTGCACCTAATGCTTATTTTAAGTGTTAGAAATAAACTTGCTGTGTTCTTTAACTGGATGTGGAGCTATTTCAATAAAGATTCTTCGCTGCGACTTATTATTTCACCGACTAAGAAAAATGGAACATTACAATGA
- a CDS encoding endonuclease/exonuclease/phosphatase family protein gives MELFTFYNVENLFLPDIKPVHKFDPTKSGLRNWDERKYNNKLFKIAHVFQLIEEKNGVLPFIIGLSEVSGRKVLEDLVAMEPFHSQYGIVHYNSMDERKVDVAMLYDKSKVELIDSEAITFFFEITNKNTEYYDTTRDVLYAKLKYKGEIINVFVAHLPSKREKDVNKPKRDFILEEVRSRILNIVNSTDEHVVLCGDFNENPDDENLINILYDDNHNKILENPFNELFSTGNYSTFHYKSGLLFDQIILSKSFFNDQNNIELSFQGAEIFKSEKISSRNKQFAGRPFRTYAGTRYLGGYSDHFPVFVKLKK, from the coding sequence ATGGAGCTTTTCACTTTTTATAATGTAGAAAATTTATTTTTACCAGATATTAAACCCGTCCATAAGTTTGATCCTACAAAATCAGGATTAAGGAACTGGGATGAAAGAAAGTATAATAATAAGCTTTTTAAAATTGCGCATGTCTTTCAGCTGATAGAAGAAAAAAATGGGGTTTTACCATTTATAATAGGTTTGTCCGAAGTTTCCGGAAGGAAAGTTTTAGAAGACCTTGTAGCAATGGAACCTTTTCACTCACAATATGGAATTGTACATTACAATTCGATGGATGAAAGAAAAGTGGATGTTGCAATGTTATATGATAAAAGTAAAGTAGAGCTAATAGACTCAGAAGCTATTACGTTCTTTTTTGAAATTACAAATAAAAACACGGAGTATTACGATACAACTAGAGATGTACTCTACGCAAAATTAAAATATAAAGGAGAGATTATTAATGTCTTTGTCGCTCACCTTCCCTCAAAGAGAGAGAAGGACGTTAATAAACCAAAAAGAGACTTTATATTGGAAGAAGTCCGTAGCAGGATTTTGAATATTGTGAACAGTACAGATGAACATGTTGTTTTGTGTGGTGATTTTAATGAAAATCCGGATGATGAAAATCTAATTAATATTCTTTATGATGACAATCATAATAAAATATTAGAAAATCCGTTTAATGAATTATTTTCCACAGGGAATTATTCTACCTTTCATTATAAATCTGGTTTGTTATTTGATCAGATTATATTGTCGAAATCATTTTTTAACGATCAGAATAATATAGAACTGTCATTTCAAGGTGCCGAAATATTTAAATCTGAGAAGATTAGCAGCCGAAACAAACAATTCGCTGGCAGACCTTTCAGAACTTATGCAGGCACTAGATATTTGGGAGGTTATAGTGACCATTTTCCTGTTTTTGTAAAATTAAAAAAATAA
- the deoC gene encoding deoxyribose-phosphate aldolase yields MNIAQYLDSTYLKTPLQSGISESQTLQKDIDLTQEAIDNSIFAVMIRPDYVSEIKKYIIERNSNVAVGTVIGFHEGTYTIQEKIAEASKAIADGADELDFVINYNAYLNGDLKLVKEEFVQCTTLCVQNHKIAKWIIEIAALTDHQIADLTKHISTWAEENFSEKDLNSIFVKSSTGFFETTEGKPNGATFEGIQIMLDNAGKLPVKAAGGVRTPGDAERMIKMGVKRIGTSSALSLIKDQSASESY; encoded by the coding sequence ATGAATATTGCTCAATATTTGGATTCTACGTATCTGAAAACTCCACTGCAATCCGGAATTTCAGAAAGTCAAACTCTACAGAAAGATATAGATCTTACTCAGGAAGCTATTGATAATAGTATTTTTGCGGTCATGATCCGTCCGGATTATGTATCTGAGATCAAAAAATATATTATAGAGAGAAACTCAAATGTTGCCGTAGGTACTGTAATAGGTTTCCATGAAGGCACCTATACCATTCAGGAAAAAATAGCAGAAGCTTCAAAAGCAATTGCTGATGGAGCAGATGAATTGGATTTTGTTATTAATTATAATGCCTATCTGAATGGAGATCTGAAATTAGTAAAAGAAGAATTTGTACAATGTACCACCTTGTGTGTACAGAATCATAAAATTGCCAAATGGATCATTGAAATTGCGGCTTTAACTGATCATCAAATTGCTGATCTTACTAAACATATTTCTACATGGGCGGAGGAGAATTTCTCTGAAAAAGATTTAAATTCTATTTTTGTAAAATCTTCTACCGGCTTTTTTGAGACAACCGAAGGAAAGCCTAATGGTGCAACGTTTGAAGGCATTCAAATTATGCTTGATAATGCAGGAAAACTTCCGGTAAAAGCAGCTGGTGGTGTAAGAACTCCCGGTGATGCAGAAAGAATGATCAAGATGGGAGTGAAAAGAATAGGAACTTCTTCAGCATTATCTTTAATTAAAGATCAATCAGCTTCAGAAAGCTATTAA